The Pseudomonas hefeiensis genomic sequence GGAGTTGTCGAACACCAGTTCGATGCTCGCCTGGCTCACCGGCTTGCGACTGGTGGAGCCGTTGAAGATGACGTCGGTCATCGACTCGCCGCGCAGGTTCTTGGCCGAGCTCTCGCCCATCACCCAGCGTACGGCGTCGATGATGTTCGACTTGCCGCAACCGTTGGGCCCGACCACCGCCGCCATGTTGCTGGGGAAGTTCACCGTGGTCGGGTCGACGAAGGATTTGAACCCCGCCAGTTTGATGCACTTGAGCCGCACGTTCAGGCCGCCGTCAGGGCAGAAACCACCAGATCGCAACTGCGCTGGGCGTAGGCCGTCAGCACGATGCGGATCTGTGGCAAATCACGGGCCAGCACGGCGGTCAGCAGGCGCTGGAACAGGTCGAGGAATTCGCTCATCTCGGCCTTGCGCTGTTCCAGGGCCAAGAAGTAGGCGCGACTCATGGCCGGTTGCAGGTTCTCGACGGTTTCCTGCAAGTACGGATTGTTAGCGAAGGGATAGGCGGCGCGCATCACGCTGAAACTTTCATCGACGAAGGTGCGGATGTCCTGGCGCGCATAGGCGTCGTTGAGACGCTGCTGGATCGCCACGAACGGCGCCATGTCGGCCTGTTCCTGCCAGCCATGAGCCACGGCATTGCCCAACAGGATGTACAGCTCGCTCATCAGCGCACAGAGACTGCGTACCTTGTGTTCGCTCAGTTCGGTGACGTGTGCGCCACGGCGCGGCAGGATCGCGATCAGATGCCGCCGCTCCAGAATCAGCAGCGCCTCGCGGACCGAGCCGCGACTCACGTTCAGCGCCAGCGTGACCTTCTGTTCCTGGATGCGCTCGCCCGGCTTCATTTCGCCACGAATGATGCGTTCGGCGAGATGGTGGGCGATTTGCTCGGCGAGGCTGTCCGGGGCCTTGAACGTCATGGTTGTCCTTCAAACTCTTCGATTTGCACAAGCGGCGCAGTGTAGCGCACTCAATACGTCATGGCGCAGGGCCTGCAGCGGGTTTTTGGCACGATATAAGCAAAAAGTTTGAGCCCTCATCCTGAAACAGAACCTGTGGAAGAACCTGTGGGAGCCGAGCTTGCTCGCGATAGCGGTCTGCCAGCTTGCATCCATACTGAATGTACCGTCGTCATCGCGAGCAAGCTCGGCTCCCACAGGTTCTACAGTGTCCATAGATCGTTGTTCATCGACCAAACGGATTTTCTTGACCTATAAGTCAGAAAATCGTTGACCGCAAAGTCAGACCTGATAAATTCAGCTCAAGTCGATACAACAATAATGAGTTTGCGAGGCCTTCCGTGATCCAGTTTTTACTCAACCAGGAACTCCGTAGCGAGCACGCCCTGGACCCGAACCTGACCGTGCTCAACTATTTGCGCGAACACCTCGGCAAATCCGGTACCAAAGAAGGCTGCGCCAGCGGCGACTGTGGCGCGTGCACAGTGGTGGTGGGCGAGTTGCAGACCGACGAGGAAGGCCGTGAACGTATTCGTTATCGCAGCCTCAATTCGTGCCTGACCTTCGTCTCGTCCCTGCACGGCAAGCAACTGATCAGCGTCGAAGACCTCAAGCACCAGGGCCAGTTGCACAGCGTCCAACAGGCGATGGTCGATTGCCACGGTTCGCAATGCGGCTTCTGCACACCGGGCTTCGTGATGTCCCTGTTCGCCCTGCAAAAGAACAGCGAACAGCCCGACGCCCATAAGGCCCACGAAGCCTTGGCCGGCAATCTGTGCCGCTGCACCGGCTACCGGCCGATTCTGGCGGCCGCCGAGCAGGCCTGCTGTGGGAAACAGCCAGACCAGTTCGACGCCCGCGAAACCGAAACCATCGCTCGCCTCAAGGCCATCGCGCCGACTGACACTGGCGAGCTCAACAGCGGCGACAAACGTTGCCTGGTGCCGTTGACCGTGGCCGACCTGGCCGATCTCTACGACGCTTATCCCCAGGCGCGCCTGCTGGCCGGCGGCACGGACCTGGCCCTGGAAGTCACCCAGTTCCATCGCACCCTGCCGGTGATGATCTACGTGGGCAACGTCGCTGAACTCAAGCGCATCGAGCGCTTCGACGATCGCCTGGAGATCGGCGCCGCCACCACGCTCTCCGATTGCTACGAAGCTTTGCAAGCTGAATACCCGGACTTCGGCGAACTGCTGCAGCGCTTCGCTTCATTGCAGATCCGCAACCAGGGCACCCTGGGCGGCAACATCGGCAACGCGTCGCCGATTGGCGACTCGCCGCCCTTGCTGATCGCCCTCGGCGCGCAGATCGTGTTGTGCAAGGGCCAGACTCGCCGCAGCCTGGCGCTGGAAGACTATTTCATCGACTACCGGGTCACCGCCCGCCAGGAAAGCGAATTCATCGAAAAGATCATCGTGCCCCGGGCCAGCGCTGAGCAAGCGTTCCGCGCCTACAAGGTCTCCAAACGCTTGGACGATGACATTTCCGCCGTATGTGCTGCGTTCAACCTGCGTATCGAGCATGGCGTGGTCCAGGACGCCCGGGTGGCCTTCGGCGGCATGGCCGCGACACCCAAGCGCGCCAAGCATTGTGAAGCCGCGTTGATCGGTGCCGCGTGGAACGACAGCACGGTTGAACGCGCTTGTACCGCCCTGGCCGAAGACTTCACGCCGCTATCGGACTTCCGCGCCAGCAAGGAATACCGCCTGCTTAGCGCCCGCAACCTGCTGCGCAAATACTTCATCGAATTGCAAACGCCGCACATCGAGACTCGGGTGACCGCTTATGTCTAACCATCACGCCGTAGAGAAGACTCAAGCCGAGCTGGCCGAACTGTTCGCCCGCGACCTGACCACCGGCGTGGGCCGCAGTGTCAAGCATGACAGCGCCGCCAAG encodes the following:
- the xdhA gene encoding xanthine dehydrogenase small subunit, translated to MIQFLLNQELRSEHALDPNLTVLNYLREHLGKSGTKEGCASGDCGACTVVVGELQTDEEGRERIRYRSLNSCLTFVSSLHGKQLISVEDLKHQGQLHSVQQAMVDCHGSQCGFCTPGFVMSLFALQKNSEQPDAHKAHEALAGNLCRCTGYRPILAAAEQACCGKQPDQFDARETETIARLKAIAPTDTGELNSGDKRCLVPLTVADLADLYDAYPQARLLAGGTDLALEVTQFHRTLPVMIYVGNVAELKRIERFDDRLEIGAATTLSDCYEALQAEYPDFGELLQRFASLQIRNQGTLGGNIGNASPIGDSPPLLIALGAQIVLCKGQTRRSLALEDYFIDYRVTARQESEFIEKIIVPRASAEQAFRAYKVSKRLDDDISAVCAAFNLRIEHGVVQDARVAFGGMAATPKRAKHCEAALIGAAWNDSTVERACTALAEDFTPLSDFRASKEYRLLSARNLLRKYFIELQTPHIETRVTAYV
- a CDS encoding GntR family transcriptional regulator gives rise to the protein MTFKAPDSLAEQIAHHLAERIIRGEMKPGERIQEQKVTLALNVSRGSVREALLILERRHLIAILPRRGAHVTELSEHKVRSLCALMSELYILLGNAVAHGWQEQADMAPFVAIQQRLNDAYARQDIRTFVDESFSVMRAAYPFANNPYLQETVENLQPAMSRAYFLALEQRKAEMSEFLDLFQRLLTAVLARDLPQIRIVLTAYAQRSCDLVVSALTAA